CTATCTGAAAGACCGGAAGGAATACGAAGCGATGCAGGACCTTTCGAAGGTCATCAAGGCGTACGACGTGCGCGGCGTGGTCCCGGACGAACTCGACGACGCGATCGTGGGTGCCGTTGGCGCGGCCTTCGCGCGCCTGGCCCAGAATGACATCGTCGTGGTGCGCGACATGCGCACCAGCAGCCCGCAGTTCCTCGCCGCGTTCGCCGAGGGCGTCACCAGCCAGGGCTACGACGTGATCGACGCCGGGCTGGGCTCCACCGACCTCGCCTATTTCGCCTCCGGGAAGCTGGACCTGCCCGGCGCGATGATCACCGCGAGCCACAACCCGGCGAAGTACAACGGCCTCAAGCTGTGCTGGCCCGGGGCCAAGCCCGTCGGGCAGGACACCGGTCTCGGCCAGATCCGGCAGTTGATCGAAGAGGGCATCCCCGTTCACGACGGCGCCCGCGGCAGCATCATCGCCCGGCCGATGGCAGATGATTACGCCGCGTACCTGAACTCGCTGGTGAACCTCACCGGTATTCGGCGGCTGAAGGTCGTGGCCGACGCCGGGAACGGCATGGGTGGACACATGGCCCCGATCGTCTTCGCCGGCCTGCCCATCGACCTGACCCCGATGTACTTCGAACTCGACGGCTCGTTCCCGAACCACGAGGCCAACCCACTGGATCCGAAGAACCTGATCGACCTGCAAGCGAAGGTGCGCGAGAGCGGCGCGGACATCGGCCTCGCCTTCGACGGCGACGCCGACCGCTGCTTCGTCGTCGACGAGAACGGCGAACCGGTACCGCCGTCCGCGATCGTCGCGCTCATCGCCACCCGCGAACTCGCCAAGGCACCCGGCTCGACGATCGTCTACAACGTCATCACCTCCCGCGCCGTCCCCGAGATCGTCGCCGAGAACGGCGGGCAATCCGCCCGCACCCGCGTGGGCCACGTGTTCATGAAGTCCCTGATGGCCGAGACCGACGCCGTCTTCGGCGGCGAGCACTCCGGCCACTACTACTTCCGCGACTTCTGGCGCGCCGACACCGGCATGCTCGCCGCCCTGCACGTGCTCGCGGCCCTCGGCGAGAGCGACCTGCCGATGTCCAAGCTGGTGGCGCAGTACAGCCGGTACACCGCGTCCGGGGAGATCAACACGGAGGTCGCCGGCGTCGCGGCAACCCTGGCGAAGGTCGAGGAGCACTTCGCCGGCCGCGAGGACGTCGAACTCGACCGCATGGACGGCCTGACCGTCGTACTTGCCACCGGTTGGTTCAACCTGCGCCCTTCGAACACCGAGCCGCTGCTGCGCTTGAACGTCGAGGCCGACAACGAAACCGCGATGGCCGACCTGCGCGACGAAGTGCTCGCCCTCGTGCGTTAAGCCTGCACCCCGCTCGTGTGTCCGGGCCGGGTTAAGCACCGGCCCTGGCACGCGATTGTGGCGAACTCCTCTCCGGCCCGCATCAGCCTCAGTCCGAGCCAAGGAGCACAGTCCCCGATGACCGTCCGACCCGCTGCCCAGCGCCTCGACCTGCGCAAGACCGACGTCCCCGATGTGCTCGCGCGCGTCAAGGCCGCGCTGCAAGCGGCCGTATGCGACGAAGGACCAGAGACGTATGTACGGAAACGGCGCTCGATCGGATTCCGGACCGAGCGCAACACCTGGGTGCGCATCGAATGCCGAGGCCGCGAACGCCTCGACGGCCAAGCCTGGGGACTCGAATCCGCAGCGGCGATCCGCGAGGTGCCCATCCCGACGTGGCACGCCGGGCTTTCCTGGCTCGACACCGAACGCGATGTGATGTGGAGAGCCGACGAGACCGCGTACATCGATCAGGCACCCATTGGCCGCGCATCCAACGCCCCCGGTCTTCCCCCGTCCTGGTGGGCCGCCTGCAACGCGGCCCTTGGCGAACTGGCCCGCCACCCGACGGCGCGCAACGCGACCCCGGACCTCGAGCCGATCAACGCAGCCCGCGTCGGCGCCGCGATCACCAAGGTATTCCCAGAGTGCGCACAGGTCTCGCTCGACGAATGGACCACCGCCCACGCCGACCTCAACTGGGCGAACATGACCGGACCGACCCTGTGGATCCTCGACTGGGAGGACTGGGGGCGCGCCCCCCGCGGCCTGGACGCCGCCAACCTGTGGGCCGGATCCCTCGCCCTCCCCGCGATCGCCGCCACGATCTACGAACTACGCCGCGCCGATCTCGAGAGCCCGACCGGCAAGCTCATGCGCCTGTTCAAATGCGCCGAACTCCTCGCCTGGGCGGACGAACGAGAACCCCTCTACGCCCCGAGCCGGCGCGAGGCCGCACGCCTCCTCGCGCAAGGAGTCGGTCAACCGCCCGGCGCAGCCTGACGCCGCGTTGCTGCACGGACTAGCGTTGATCACGCCAGGGGCGATCTGGGAGGCCGTCGCCTTCGCCACGCCCATCGCCGGCCCGGAATGGGACTGAGGGAATTGTGCCGTCGAGTCGAGCCGGCGCCGGAGTTGACCGCGTTCCCGGTCATAGGGGAGCTGTTGTGAGCCGGGCATACCAGCCGCCGCGGAAACTTCCAAGCCGCCGGGGACGAGACCCTCAACTCCTGGCCAGTGTGCGTGTACTGACATCCAGCCATGGCGGCCGGGCTGTACAAGCGTTAGTGTGGGCCTGATGCCGCGTATGCGGCAGGCGCCGCCCGCGCTGGATACCCCCCCCATCCGAGCGGGTCGAGCGTGTTCCGGCCCGACACCATCCCCCGGTGCCGGGCCGGACTCTTCGCTTGTCATGAATGGCCGATAGGGCCGGCCCCGATTGCTTCGGCGCGAGTCCAGTTTCGCCCTCGGCACAGGGAATCGACGTCGAACCTGCGCCTGTCCGACATGAATGACCCAGCGTAGGCGTGCGGTCATCGGTGCCGCACCCGCAGGGCTCCAGCGATGGCAATGGGTACCCACGGACGGTCGAGGATTCGCGGCCGCGGCCGAAAGGGTCATCCGGCCGCGAGATTCTCGAAAGCGGCGAGGGCGCTAGAAGTCGGCCAGGACTTCGTCGGGTACGACGAACACGGCAGCCCCGGTGCTCTGCTCAGCTGCGGCGGTGAAGGCCGCGCGCACCTCGCAGGTGAGGGCGTCGAGGGTGGATTCGGGCACAAGCAGCACGGAGCCGCCGAGCACCTCGAGCACCTGAGCCACACTCACACGAGCACCGCCGCCGTCCATCACGCACCCGACCCTAACCGCCGGGTCCGACAGCGGAATGACGGACGGCTCCGGCGTTGGGCCGTGCGGCGCCGTTCCGGCTAGGCGAGTTCTCGGCGCCGACGATGTCGATCATCGGTTCAACGTCCCACACGTCTTCGCCACGGATTGGCCACATGCATAGGTGTGCCGAAGAGCCCTAGCTGGCCGCTCCGAGGATCGACAGTTGGCCAGTTCTTCAGGGTGGTGGTCGACCTTAAGTTCCGCGCGATCATGAGCGAAGCGGCGCCGTGTGACGATCCCGGAAACCGGTAGTCCTCGGGGCAGACTGGATGCGATCGTGATCGTTGTGAACGAGTGCATCTTCTGCGAGATCGTCGCTGGCCGACAGTCGTCGTATCGCGTCCTCGAGGACGAGCACACCGTGGCGTTCCTGGACATCAGGCCCGCCTCTCCAGGCCACACACTGGTTGTCCCACGTACGCACACGCGCGATCTCTATCAGATATCCGAAGCGGCACACGGTCAGGTCGCCGCCACGGTGCATCGAGTCGCCGCTCTGCTCAACTCGGCTCTCGAGCCCGATGGCGTCAACGTCAAGCACAACACCGGTCAGTCCGCCGGCCAGGACGTCTTCCACTTCCACGCACACGTGGTGCCTCGATGGCGCGGCGACAACCTGAACCTTATTTGGCGATCCCCACGAGCCTCAGCCGACCAACTTGAAGAAGTCCTCAAGCGGATCAACACACGTCGCCTGTAACCGTGATCAGCTAGTTCGTCACGCTGTGCAGCCTAGTGGCGGGCAATGCCGGCCCCCGGCGAACTGGCCAACTGTCGATCCCCGGAACGGCCATCAATCAATCCTCGGCACAATAGGCCCGCTGACCTGTGTTTATCCTATCGGGCGGTCGCGCCGCTTGACTTCATCAGGGTATCGATGGCTGTATCTGTACACCGCCCCGTGACGACGCACCGCTAGCACGTGCCGAACGGGACGGAACTCCAAGCGCCCGGTACCGCTCCGGACGCGCCCCGGCCGGGGCATGACCACCCGAAATCACTTTCTGACCAGGGAAGAGCCATGTCCGCATCTGAACCCACAAGCAGCTTGACCCCGTCGATGAGCGCGATACTCGCCACGCTGTCCGCTGACGACGGAGCGAGCGTGACCGAGCTGTCCGAGCGCGCCGGGCTCGGCCGCTCTACCGCCGCCCGCGTTCTGGCCGCCCTCGAGGGCACAGGCCTCGCTCGGCGGGAGCGCGCCGATCGGAGCGCCGACCACAGCGCCCCCGACCTGTGGTTTGCCACCGCGTCAGGCGTATACGAGCACGATCATGCCGAGCCCGGCTCCGCCCTGGATGCTGCATGCGAAACCAGCGCGGAGGAAGTCGAACCGGACCCGCAAGGAGAATCTGGCACTACGTCAGATGCGCGGGGAGAGGTCGCCCGGAGCGACGAGCCTGTCATACCCGAGAACGGAGCCGAGCCCGGGAACGCGTCCGTTCCGAAGGCACACGACGAGCCCGGATCCGAGCCGACACCCGAGCACGCAGCTCTGCCCACGGCTGCGGAGTCCGAGCCTGCCGATGACCCGGAACCGGCCATGGAGGAGACCAAGGTAGAGCCGGAGCCCGAGGAGGAGGCCGGGCAAGGTGCGGCGCCACAGGTGGCCGCCGGCCGCGGCGTCGAGTCGGACGGGCAGAACGCGACCGAGCCCGCTGCTGTGCCCGATCCTGCGGTAGCGCCGCCGTCCGAGACTGGCGTGACGGTCCGCTTGGGTAAGGGCGAACTGCGGGCGCTGGTGGCCGAGTACCTCGCGGCGCACCCGGACGGCGAGTTCACCGCATCGCAGGTCGGCAAGGCACTGGAGAAGTCCAGTGGCGCGGTGGCGAACGTGTTCGATGTCCTGGTCAAGACCGGTGACGCGGAGATGACGTGCGAGAAGCCGCGCAGGTTTCGCCGCCTCGCCACGGCAGCGCACTAATCCAATCCGGTGTCCACGCACCCGCGTCACGGCGCCGCGTCCCCCAGACGGGCGCTGCGCCGTGACGCGCGGAATCGATCACGGAAAACCGCATCATGATGAATTTCACCCGCTCATGCTCGAGCAGGCCTGCACGCTGGTTCACCGATCGGGCGAGCTGTCCCACCTCAAGATCGGCATCACCTTCCCGCAGCTGATGCTGATCGCGCCGACGGCGCCGCCGAACTGATCGTGCTGTTGGGCGGCGTCCCCGACGCGGCGGGCAACGTGCAGCTGCACCGCCGCGCCGAGCAGATCGGGGCGGTTGCCGCCGCGTACACCGTCGAATCCTGGCTCGGCTACGTCTCCGTCAACCACTCCGGATTCGAACGCCTCGCACCCGATGACCTGCCCCGCGCGCCCGACCTGCCGGACCGGCGCGAGGCCGTAGTGACCACCGCCGTATGGCCTGGCGGCAGTGCGTTCGTCCACCGCATCACCGCGATCACGCGCCCGCCCGGCGGATCCGCGCTAGGCCCCGCCTGCTGGATGCAGGCACGCGACTACGGCACCAACCGGTGGCTCGAGTCCCTGCTGATACCAACGGCCGCAGGCGTCACCGCCGGGGCGGACGGAGACCCGCGGAATTCCGTCCGCCCCGGACGTCGTCGTGCCGCCACGTGCCGCCCTCGGGGCGGCACGTGGGCAGTAACCAGTGACGTAGCTGCACTGCCCAATGGATCAGGTGATCACGGCACGCGGAGCGTGTCGGTGCCGGTCCACCGGTGCAGCACTGCGGGCACGGCCACCGTGCCGTCGGACTGTTGGCATTGTTCGAGGATCGCGGGCAGTAGGCGGCTGGTGGCGAGTCCGGAGGCGTTGAGGGTGTGGACGAGCTGTGGTTTGCCATGGTGTTCGCGGTAGCGGACCTGACCGCGTCTGGCCTGGTAGTCGCGGGCGTTGGAGACCGAGGAGACCTCGACGTACGTGTCGAGGGAGGGCAGGCGGACCTCGATGTCGACCGTGCGGGCCATCGCCGCGGAGGTGTCGCCCGCAGCCAGTTGGGTCACCCGGTAGTGCAGGCCGAGGTCGGCGACCAGTTTCTCGGCGCGTGCGATCAGCGCCTCGTGTTCGGCGTCGGAGTCCTCGGGCCGGGTGTAGCAGAACAGCTCGACCTTGTTGAACTGGTGCCCGCGCAGGGTGCCGCGCTCAGCGGTGCGGTATCCGCCGGCTTCGCGCCGGTAGCACGGGGTGTAGGCGACGTACCGGGCGGGCAGCTGGTCGGGGTCGAGGACTTCGCCGCGATGCACGTTCGCCAGCGCGGTCTCCGCGGTCGGCAGGAGGAACAGTTGCGGGCCTGCGCCGCTGGTATCGATCCGGTAGAGGTCTTCGGCGAACTTCGGGTACTGCCCGGCGGTGTAGACGCTCTCGACGGTGGCCAGGTGTGGCGGCAGGACGAACTCGAACCCGGCGGTCAGGTGCTGCTCGAGGAAGTAGTTGAGCAGCGCCCACTCCAGCCTCGCGCCGGCTCCGCGGTAGCTCCAGAATCCGCTGCCGGCGATGCGCACGCCGCGCTCGTAGTCGATCAGGCGCAGCCGTTCCGCGAGCGCCACGTGGTCGAGCCGGCCCTCGGGCAGTGCCGGTGCGTCGCCGAGGGTGCGAAGGACCCGGTTGGCTTCCTTACCTCCAGCCGGCACGTCGGGATCGGGAAGGTTGGGCAGGGCCTCGAGGAAGGTGCGGCAGTCGGTTTCGAGGCGGGCGATGTGCGCGGTGAGCGCCGCCAGGTCGTCGGCCGCGGCGGCGCCGTCCTCGCGGATCCTCGCGGCGGCGGGATCGCCGGGTTCGAGGGCCGCGAAGGCGCGGGCGCGGCGCCTGCGTCCGCCGCGCAGTTCATCAGCCCTGGTGCGCGCCGCGCGGAGGTCGGCGTCGTGAGCGAGGTAGGTCGCGAAGTCGGGGTGGATGCCGCGCGCGGCCAGGCGCTCGCATACGTACGCTGTCTGGGTCCTGATCACATGTGGGTCGAGCACGATGGCTGCTCCCGTGTCCGTCCGGCCCCGGTCAGGGGCCGGCGTGATCCCCTTCGGGGCGCGGGCGAGCGGGGTGCTCGCGGTGCCACCGCGCCTTCGCCGCCCCTGCGGGCGGCCTCGCTGCCCTGTTGACGGCCGGGCAGGCCGACGGACCACGGGCCGGACGGTTGGCCACGGCGTCGCTCGTCCGTGCGCGGGAGTGGATTCACCCGGGGTGCGGCGACGCCTTCTCAGCTTCCGGCGTCTCTCTCACGGCTCACACGAGCCCGGGTTACTTGGTTCCCACGGTGCGGATGACCGCCAGGTTAGGACGTCTCCAGCGCCCGGTGCCATCGGTTTTCCTCTCGATGGTCGTTCGCCGGACTCAGTCCTGTTCCCCCGCGTGGGGGGCACGTGACGCCAGCGTGCGCTGTGCCTGGCGTACTCGTGCGAGTGGCCAGCCGGTCAGTTCCGCGACGGACTCCGGGCTCTCTCCGGCGGCGAGGATCTCGCGCACGGCTGCTGCGGCCTTCTCATCGAAGACCGCGGCGTCGGCCTCGGCTTTGGCGAGTACCGTCGCGGCTTTCGCCTCGGCGTCGGCGCGAAGTTTCTCCGCCCTGTTCGCCGCCGCGGTGCGGACCTTCTCGGCCTGCTCGGCCGTTGTGTGGAACGTGGTGACGAGCGCTTCGAGGGCTTTCTCGCGCGCGGCGAACTCCTCGGCGCGCTTGGCCATCGCCTCGGCGGCCCGTCGAGCAGCACTCCGGCTCTGCGCGGCCGTCGGCTTCCTCGTCACGTCCCCGAGGCTATGTCGCACCCGGAAGCGCGGCGATCACGGCGGCCCGTCTGGGTGAAAGACGTCGCAGCCGCCCGTGCAGCAGCCGGGTGACGCGGGAGCCCACGGGTCGGCGGGTGGAATCCGAGTCGCGCGGGGCGGCGTGGGTGAGGCGGCTCCGCGTCGGCGGTGTGGACGCGGAGCCGCAACCGGCTCAATCCACCCAGAGGCGGAGAGCCTTACGCCGGGGGAGGGGTACGGCGTAAGGCTCACGATAGGCCGATCAACCTGTGTGCGCAGGCTCTTTCGACGGTTCACACGCGGCTGGGCGGCCCGAGGCCTGATCGCCGTTTCCTCCCTCCACTCCGCACCGTGCTCGGACCCTGGGCTGGCCACCGAGCCGTAGCCATCAGCGCACGGGCCGGGGGCTGCTTGTTTCCAGTGGTGGCTCGACGGCTATGTCATCGGGCGGTTCGGGACCGGGCGGGGGTATCGAGGCGTCGGCCGAGTCCGGCAACCTCGTCCGGGTCGTGGTGGGCGGTGATCTCGAACAGCCCGGAGACGAGCGATTCGGCTGCCACCAGGCGCAGGTCCACCGGCGTGCCGCCGGTGGTCACGGCTCCGGGCAGCGGGATCAGGCGCGACTCGCTGAAGGAATCCGATGCCGGGTCTGCGACCTGTCCGCGCACCGCGACGTTCGCCCAGCGTCGCGGGGCGAGGAAGACGTACCCGTCAGCGCGGAGGCCTGGACATTGGTGTGCTGCCGTGATCGCGCAGGAGTGGCAGACCGGCGGATCCACGGTCAGGTACGGCGCCGCGGGGCCGAGGCGTTCGAGGTGGGCGTGCCAGGCAGGGGCCGCGGTCATCCACAGCGAGGCGGGCGCCGTACAGATCTGGCAAGAACCCCTTAACATCACCCTACGGTGACGTATCGGGTGGACTCGCGCGAACCGGGGCTGGCCCTCGCCCGGCGCCCAGGTCGCGCGCCGCCAGAGGATGCCGTAGCGGTCGCGGTCTTGGCTCTGCTCGTCGGGGTAGACCAGCGCCGGTGCGCGGCCCGGGCCCGTGCGCAGGAGTGGCAGCGTGTCCGGGTCGGCCAGGACGTCCTCGGCGGACCAGGCAGTGATGTAAGGGACTGTCATTCCGTGGTAGGTGCGGGGTTGCGTGGCGGGGCGGGGTGGTCCTTCCATGCCGTTCATCGGGGACCGCCGCGGCTGACGCGGTCGGCGGGCTCGGTGTGAGGGCGGGTGGGCGGGTGTGGGTGCGGGTTCATGGGCGGCTCGTTTCGGTGTCGGTGTGTGCGGGTCACGGCGTTTCTGTGTTGCTGCGGGCGAGCAGTCGGGCGGCCAGGGCGACGGTGGGGCGCAGGAATTCGATCCAGCCGTCGGTGAGGTTTAGCCAGATGCCGGCCACGTGGAGTTCGCCGTCGGGTTCGACGAGGTGGAGTACTGCTGCTGCCGGGCTGGTGGCGCCGGGGGCGGCGCCGCGGCCGTAGGTGAGGATGAGCGAGCCGGGCGCGCATGCGGTCTCCTCCGTGATGGGCAGGGCGTCGAACTCGCTGCACCACGCGGCGCCGACGGTGGTGATCAGGATGCGGTCGCGGTCGGCTGGGTGGGGCCGGGTCTGCAGGGTGCGGGCGTCGATCTGGCCGTCGGGGCGCGGGCGGATGATGCCGGGCGTGCCGGGTGTGATCAGGACGGTGGGCCCGTGCGGTGTGGTCATCGGAGGGCTTTCTGAGGCTGCGTAAGGCGGGCCGGGACGGCAAGAGCACGGAGCGGGATAGACGGGGCGGTGCGCGGTGGCTGGGCGCGGGTCATGGTCGAGTTCGTTTCGGTGCGCGGCCTGCCTGATGGCGTGGGCGATGTGCCCTTCCCTCGTGTGGATGCCCGCGCGCACGGCGCGGGCGGATAGCGGCAGTGCCACGGCGAGTAGCGGCCTGTGCCCTGTTCGCGCGATGGCCAGGCCCCACAGGCTCCCGGTGACCGCCTCGATCTCGGCGTAGGGGATCACGTGGGTGCGCAGCACGTTGGTGACGACCAGTGCGTCGCGGTTCAAGGCGATCCGTGCGCGCCCGAGGTATCCCGCGCCGAGGGCATCGAGCCCGGCGGCCAGGGCGGTTTCCACGCCGAGCGTCGCGGTGAGCCGTATCCCGCTGGCGAGCAGCGCGTAGACGTGCAGGAGCGCGATGCTCGATGCACACATGGCGGTGATCGCGGCGGCGCATGCCCAGAACGTCGGCCACCACAGCCGTGTGAGCTCAGGCTCCCGTGATCGTGACATCGAATCTTGTTCTCTGCTTTCCGTAAGGGTGCGGGGTGAAGGTGGCTGACGTGCTCGGCGTTGACCGGTCTTGCCGGGGACGGGCAGGGTTATGCGGCGCGGTCGGGGTCGAGTCCCGCAGGGTCGGTCAGGGCGTCGAGGAACGCGGTGATCGCCTCGCCGGGCACGTGGGCGGTGAAGATCGCCTCCCATTCCCGCCGGTGGACTCCGTCGGGGAAGCTGGCGCGGTAGTGCGGGCCGGTGGCCAGGAACTGGCCCGGGATCTCGGGCGGGGCGGCGCTGTAGACGAGGTGGACCTGCCCGTGGGTGCCGGTGTAGGTCGCACTGCGCACCGCGCGCGTCCAGCCGCGCGCCTCGGCCGCGGTGAACACCGCCTGCGCCCCGTCGTAGGCGGCACCGGCGAGGTAGCCGGGGTGCGCGCCGCGGATGCCCGCGGGATCGGTCAGCGCGCGGAGGAACGCGGCGATCGCCTCGGCGGGCACGTCCTCGCCGAAGTGCGCTGCCCACCCCCGCTCGCCGCCCGGTTCGGGCCGGTACTCGGCGACCCACAGCCGGTCGGCGTCGCGGGAGTACCGGTCGGTCTCCGGTCCGAACTCCACGTGGCAGCGCCCGTCGGGGGACCGGTAGGTGAGGTTTCCCGCCTCGTCCTCGGACCTGTCCCACCCGGCGGCCCGCGCCGCCTCGAGGGCCGGCGTGGGCATTCCGCCGCCCGCCGCGTACGGCGGGGCGAGCACGGGTGCGGGCGGGGTGAACGCAGGGGTCATCGATGCCTCCGGGGCAGGATGGTCGGTGGGATCCGGCGGCGCGACCGCGCCGCCGGATCGATATCCAGACACAGACATTCGTGGCCGTCAAGCCGTGTGGCGCCCGCTCGATCGAGCGCCTTCCGTGGACCGGGCGCATCCGGCGAGCCCGCTCGCAGACGCGGCAGAACTGACCTGGGGCGCCCCGTCCTCGCCGTACTTAATCGATATAGCTAAATGTCGTGATTATTGGACGTGCTGATGCCGAGGGCTACAGCCAGGCGGTCTATCCAGTTCTCGAGGCGGTCGGCGACGTCGATGCCGTGATCGCCTCGTGCTTCGTCGTAGTCCTGGTAGTGCTCGGGGTGGATCTCGCCGTCTTCGTCGGTGTATTCGGCGCGTACGGCCTGCCAGGCGCTCTCGAGGGCGCGCATCTCGGCGAGCAGGTCGAGGCCGGCGCGTGTGCCGCTGATCGGCTGGGTGGTCGGGGTGGAGGTCATGGGGTGTTATTTCGCGGGGGTCGGGCCGTCGTGGCGGGTTGCGGGGCGCGGAAAGGCAGGGGTGTGATCTCGCCGCGGTGGGCGCGGATGCCTTGGCCGGGCTGGAGAGCGGCGGCGGGGTCTTCGGGCGCGAGGATGTAGGTGAACCGGTCGCAGCCGGCGACGCAGGGAACGGTGAAGCAGTAGTTCCAGGCGTATACGCGGAAGAAGCCGTGGTGGGCGGCGGCCGGCCCGTGGTAGGCGACGCGCATCGCGACCCAGGTGGTCGGGTGGCCCGGTGGCGGGGCGGGCGGCGCGTGGCCGTCCGCGGGTGCGGGCGGGGGTGATGTCATCGTGGTCTCCGGTGGCCGGTGCGGGGTCAGTCGGTGGGGGCGTGCGGGCAGGTGGGGGTGTGGCCGGGGTCGGCGCGGAATTCGGGGACCGGGTCGAAGGCGTCGTCGCTCAGGGCGGTGGCGTCGAGTTGGGCGCCGTAGTCGGCCAGGGAGCGCAGCCAGCCGAGTGGGGCCTGCTTCCCGCAGGCGGGGCACGGGCCGAGGGTGAAGATCTGGTCGGGGTTGTTGTGGGCGCCGAGGAATCGGTGTGTCGTGCCGTCGGGCTCGGTGACGGTCAGAAGCGGCCAGGGCCAGTCGCCGTAGGCGCGGGTGTAGTCGGGGCTGATCTGCACCTGGCTGGGGGTGATGCCGAGCAGGGCGGCCAGTTCCCGGGCGCAGGCTTCGGCGCGCTCGGCCCAGCGCTGGTCGCGCCAGGTCGGGGGATGGGCGGTGTCGCGGCGGCGCCGGTCGGCGGCGTGCAGGGCGCGGGCGGTGATGCCGCCTGCTGTCGGGGTCGCGGTGGTATCCGGCATGGGATGCTCCCAGCTTTCTGTACGAGGGCGTGTGCAGGGACTGTTCATGTGCGCGGGTTTTGGGCGGCGGTGTAGGCGCGGGCGGTGGTCTCGAGGCGGTCGAGGGCGTCGTGGTGGCGTGCGGCGAGGGCGAGCAGGTCGTCGAGGCGGCCGGGCATCGGCCAGTTCCTCGGCTGCGGCCTGCAGGTCGCTGATCGTGTGCCGGATCCTGCGGGCGAGTTCCAGGTGGCGTTCCCCGGTGCGCAGGGCGGTCTCGTGCAGCAGCTTGGTCAGCGGCTCGCATCCGGGAGTCTCGGCCGCGCGCCGCAGGTGGGCGGGTCCTTCGCGCCCGAGCAGGCGGGCGAGGACGAGGTCGATGGCCGGCTGGTAGACGGGGGTGATGAGACTCCTTGAAAACGGCCAGTTCCTGCTCACCGCTTGGCCGGACCTGCTCAGTGGATCTCCTCACCCCGAACTGCTGATCAGCGGGCTCGGCGACACAGCGCCGGGGCTGGCCGACAGCTGCGGCGACTTTGGGGCGAGAGGAGCGGTCCAGGGCGGGCGTAGCCCGTCGCGGAGCGACGCCGAAGGCGCCCTTGACGGCGACGAGCGGCCTGATCCTGATCGGGCGGTCGGCCCCGGCCCCACGGGCCCGAATTCGAGCCTTGCCAAACTGGGGCGTACCCAGAGCGGCTCTGGCCGTTTTCGGAGGTCCTCATCAGGGGCGGGTGTCGGTGTCGAGGTCATGGGTTGGGGCCTTTCCTCGGGTGGTGATGCGGTGCTGTGAGCTCTTTCCGCTCGTCCGGTCCGGGTGAGTTCGTGCTCGTCGAGGCTCAGTGCGTCGCGCGCGGTCCGTCGGCGCTCGGCTCGTCGGGAACGGGTATGGCGCCGCGCAGGGCGGAGGCGGCATGGCAGAGCAGGCTCTTGACGGGGGTGAGCGCCTCGGCGACGTCTTCCGGGTCACCGCCGTGGGCTGCGGCGGTGGCCCTGATGTAGGTGGCGGCGTGGGAGATGTAGTTGGCGGCATCCGCCAGCAGATCCAGGAGTTCGTCGCGTTCTCGGTCGGCCAGCGGGGCCTTGCCTGCGCTCACCTCTGTGATGGATACCGTGCCGCCGGGAGCGGTCGTGGTGGGCAGTGCCTCGTTGAACCGCTGCGCCGCTTCGCCGAACTCGCGCGCGCGCCGAAGAACCTCAGCGCTGTGCATCGCGGCGGCGGCCTGTGCGGGGGTTTCGTGGGCTGGGGTGTCGATTCCGGCCATCGCGCGCAGGACGCTGGTCGGGGT
This genomic window from Actinospica robiniae DSM 44927 contains:
- a CDS encoding phosphomannomutase/phosphoglucomutase — protein: MQDLSKVIKAYDVRGVVPDELDDAIVGAVGAAFARLAQNDIVVVRDMRTSSPQFLAAFAEGVTSQGYDVIDAGLGSTDLAYFASGKLDLPGAMITASHNPAKYNGLKLCWPGAKPVGQDTGLGQIRQLIEEGIPVHDGARGSIIARPMADDYAAYLNSLVNLTGIRRLKVVADAGNGMGGHMAPIVFAGLPIDLTPMYFELDGSFPNHEANPLDPKNLIDLQAKVRESGADIGLAFDGDADRCFVVDENGEPVPPSAIVALIATRELAKAPGSTIVYNVITSRAVPEIVAENGGQSARTRVGHVFMKSLMAETDAVFGGEHSGHYYFRDFWRADTGMLAALHVLAALGESDLPMSKLVAQYSRYTASGEINTEVAGVAATLAKVEEHFAGREDVELDRMDGLTVVLATGWFNLRPSNTEPLLRLNVEADNETAMADLRDEVLALVR
- a CDS encoding HIT family protein — its product is MIVVNECIFCEIVAGRQSSYRVLEDEHTVAFLDIRPASPGHTLVVPRTHTRDLYQISEAAHGQVAATVHRVAALLNSALEPDGVNVKHNTGQSAGQDVFHFHAHVVPRWRGDNLNLIWRSPRASADQLEEVLKRINTRRL
- a CDS encoding MarR family transcriptional regulator; this encodes MSASEPTSSLTPSMSAILATLSADDGASVTELSERAGLGRSTAARVLAALEGTGLARRERADRSADHSAPDLWFATASGVYEHDHAEPGSALDAACETSAEEVEPDPQGESGTTSDARGEVARSDEPVIPENGAEPGNASVPKAHDEPGSEPTPEHAALPTAAESEPADDPEPAMEETKVEPEPEEEAGQGAAPQVAAGRGVESDGQNATEPAAVPDPAVAPPSETGVTVRLGKGELRALVAEYLAAHPDGEFTASQVGKALEKSSGAVANVFDVLVKTGDAEMTCEKPRRFRRLATAAH
- the serS gene encoding serine--tRNA ligase — its product is MLDPHVIRTQTAYVCERLAARGIHPDFATYLAHDADLRAARTRADELRGGRRRRARAFAALEPGDPAAARIREDGAAAADDLAALTAHIARLETDCRTFLEALPNLPDPDVPAGGKEANRVLRTLGDAPALPEGRLDHVALAERLRLIDYERGVRIAGSGFWSYRGAGARLEWALLNYFLEQHLTAGFEFVLPPHLATVESVYTAGQYPKFAEDLYRIDTSGAGPQLFLLPTAETALANVHRGEVLDPDQLPARYVAYTPCYRREAGGYRTAERGTLRGHQFNKVELFCYTRPEDSDAEHEALIARAEKLVADLGLHYRVTQLAAGDTSAAMARTVDIEVRLPSLDTYVEVSSVSNARDYQARRGQVRYREHHGKPQLVHTLNASGLATSRLLPAILEQCQQSDGTVAVPAVLHRWTGTDTLRVP
- a CDS encoding DUF317 domain-containing protein, coding for MTPAFTPPAPVLAPPYAAGGGMPTPALEAARAAGWDRSEDEAGNLTYRSPDGRCHVEFGPETDRYSRDADRLWVAEYRPEPGGERGWAAHFGEDVPAEAIAAFLRALTDPAGIRGAHPGYLAGAAYDGAQAVFTAAEARGWTRAVRSATYTGTHGQVHLVYSAAPPEIPGQFLATGPHYRASFPDGVHRREWEAIFTAHVPGEAITAFLDALTDPAGLDPDRAA